From Streptomyces yatensis, one genomic window encodes:
- the manA gene encoding mannose-6-phosphate isomerase, class I gives MDRLVNTVRPYAWGSTTAIPELLGVRPTGEPQAEMWMGAHPGAPSRVDRGTGPVALSEVIAADPEGELGADAVSLFGPRLPFLLKVLAAASPLSLQVHPDLEQAKEGYADEEERGVPADAPHRNYKDANHKPELICALTPFNGLCGFRDPNEAAELLAALEVDSLKPYVDILHAHPESHALREVLTAVLTADPEAMTETVRQAAAAAERLGALDGPHAPAYAAYASIAQHYPGDPGVIAAMLLNFVTLQPGEALYLGAGVPHAYLDGLGVEIMANSDNVLRCGLTPKHVDVPELLRIVRFESAAPAVLRPEADPSGEELYTTPIGEFRLSRHVLADGAAARPLPATGPQILLCASGEVSLRGADGELPLKRGESAFVPAGEEVVLGGDGTVFRATVTA, from the coding sequence ATGGACCGCCTCGTCAACACCGTGCGCCCCTACGCCTGGGGCTCCACCACCGCCATCCCCGAGCTGCTAGGCGTCCGGCCGACCGGGGAGCCGCAGGCCGAGATGTGGATGGGAGCACACCCCGGGGCGCCGTCCCGGGTCGACCGGGGCACGGGCCCCGTCGCGCTCTCCGAGGTGATCGCCGCGGACCCCGAGGGCGAGCTCGGCGCGGACGCCGTCAGCCTCTTCGGGCCGCGGCTGCCGTTCCTGCTGAAGGTGCTGGCCGCCGCCTCGCCGCTGTCGCTCCAGGTCCACCCCGACCTCGAGCAGGCCAAGGAGGGCTACGCGGACGAGGAGGAGCGCGGCGTTCCGGCCGATGCCCCGCATCGCAACTACAAGGACGCCAACCACAAGCCCGAGTTGATATGCGCGCTCACGCCGTTCAACGGGCTGTGCGGCTTCCGCGACCCGAACGAGGCGGCCGAACTGCTGGCCGCCCTGGAGGTCGACTCGCTCAAGCCGTACGTCGACATCCTGCACGCCCACCCGGAGTCGCACGCCCTGCGCGAGGTGCTGACCGCCGTGCTGACGGCCGATCCGGAGGCGATGACGGAGACCGTAAGGCAGGCAGCGGCCGCCGCCGAGCGCCTCGGCGCGCTGGACGGGCCACACGCCCCGGCGTACGCGGCGTACGCCTCCATCGCGCAGCACTACCCGGGCGACCCCGGGGTGATCGCCGCGATGCTGCTCAACTTCGTGACCCTCCAGCCCGGCGAGGCGCTCTACCTCGGCGCCGGCGTTCCGCACGCCTATCTCGACGGCCTGGGCGTCGAGATCATGGCCAACTCCGACAACGTGCTGCGCTGCGGGCTCACGCCCAAGCATGTGGACGTCCCCGAGCTGCTGCGCATCGTCCGCTTCGAAAGCGCCGCCCCCGCCGTCCTGCGGCCCGAGGCGGACCCCTCCGGTGAGGAGCTCTACACCACCCCGATCGGCGAGTTCCGGCTCTCCCGCCACGTCCTGGCCGACGGCGCCGCCGCGCGCCCGCTGCCTGCCACCGGCCCGCAGATCCTGCTGTGCGCCTCGGGCGAGGTCTCCCTGCGCGGCGCGGACGGCGAACTCCCGCTGAAGCGCGGGGAGTCGGCCTTCGTACCGGCCGGCGAGGAGGTCGTACTGGGCGGCGACGGCACTGTGTTCAGGGCCACAGTGACAGCCTGA
- a CDS encoding fructose-specific PTS transporter subunit EIIC encodes MTSPADPPNGAGASGPGLKLLAVTACPTGIAHTYMAAEKLAQAAESLGHSMKVETQGSIGAENVLSDNDVSQADGIIIAADKDVDRSRFIGKRVLVVGVADGIHRPERLIEQVRNAPVYRGDGHEAQRGAASAASGGGRGRSVTYKALMNGVSYMIPFVVVGGLLIAVSLALGGDTTSKGIVIPDDSFWKTVNDIGSIGFELMIPALSGYIAYAIADRPALVPGMVGGWIAAHGELYDSEAGAGFIGAIVTGFLAGYLVLWIKRVKVPKFVQPIMPIIVIPIVATSALGLFFIYVLGEPISWVFERLTDWLGGLTGTSAALLGIILGLMIAFDMGGPVNKTAFLFGAGLVSKNPEVMGACAAAIPVPPLGQGLATLLRRRMFDDQERETGLAALFMGFFGITEGAIPFAAARPARVIPANMLGGAVAGAIAGVASVEDNVPHGGPIVAVLGAVGGVPMFFVAVVVGTAVTALVTIALMSVGGGGRGADADAGAGTGAGTGAEGVAEAAGAAEAVSLDPSPASAPVLAGVGSGAVAASDATAAKAVAVLAAEPRGGGKAAAEAAAEAAAAPEAAPEAADAAPEAGGQVLSGYLTEQTVKERLTADGKDAAIREMAELLAGAGKVADTAELVRAVFAREDQGTTGLGEEIAIPHAKTDAVTAPVVGFARSPEGIEWGAPDGTKARLVFMIAVPEAAAGDEHLRILALLSRKLMSAEFRERLLGAADVEAILRVLGEIE; translated from the coding sequence GTGACCAGTCCAGCCGATCCCCCCAACGGTGCGGGGGCCAGCGGACCGGGGCTCAAGCTGCTCGCGGTGACCGCCTGTCCCACGGGTATCGCCCACACCTATATGGCCGCTGAGAAGCTGGCTCAGGCGGCGGAGTCACTCGGCCACAGCATGAAGGTGGAGACCCAGGGCTCGATCGGGGCCGAGAACGTTTTGTCTGACAACGATGTCAGTCAGGCCGACGGCATCATCATCGCCGCCGACAAGGACGTCGACCGCAGCCGTTTCATCGGTAAGAGAGTGCTCGTCGTCGGGGTCGCCGATGGCATCCACCGCCCGGAACGGCTGATCGAGCAGGTGCGCAACGCGCCGGTGTACCGGGGCGACGGCCATGAGGCCCAGCGCGGCGCCGCCTCGGCGGCTTCCGGCGGCGGTAGGGGGCGCAGCGTCACCTATAAGGCGCTCATGAACGGCGTCTCGTACATGATCCCGTTCGTCGTGGTCGGCGGTCTGCTGATCGCGGTCTCGCTCGCCCTGGGCGGTGATACGACGTCCAAGGGCATCGTCATACCCGACGACTCCTTCTGGAAGACGGTCAACGACATCGGGAGCATCGGCTTCGAGCTGATGATCCCGGCCCTGTCCGGCTATATCGCGTACGCCATCGCGGACCGGCCCGCGCTGGTGCCGGGCATGGTGGGCGGCTGGATCGCGGCCCACGGCGAGCTGTACGACAGCGAGGCGGGCGCCGGCTTCATCGGGGCGATCGTCACCGGCTTCCTGGCCGGCTATCTGGTGTTGTGGATCAAGCGGGTCAAGGTTCCGAAGTTCGTCCAGCCGATCATGCCGATCATCGTGATCCCGATCGTGGCGACCTCGGCGCTCGGCCTCTTCTTCATCTATGTCCTCGGCGAACCGATCTCCTGGGTCTTCGAGCGCCTCACCGACTGGCTCGGCGGACTGACCGGCACCAGCGCGGCGCTGCTCGGCATCATCCTCGGACTCATGATCGCGTTCGACATGGGCGGTCCGGTCAACAAGACCGCGTTCCTCTTCGGCGCCGGGCTGGTGTCCAAGAACCCCGAGGTCATGGGGGCGTGTGCGGCGGCCATTCCGGTTCCGCCGCTGGGCCAGGGGCTGGCCACGCTGCTGCGCCGCCGGATGTTCGACGACCAGGAGCGGGAGACCGGGCTCGCGGCGCTCTTCATGGGCTTCTTCGGCATCACCGAGGGCGCGATTCCGTTCGCCGCGGCGCGTCCGGCACGGGTCATCCCGGCGAACATGCTGGGCGGCGCGGTCGCCGGGGCGATAGCCGGGGTGGCATCGGTCGAGGACAACGTGCCGCACGGCGGGCCGATCGTCGCGGTGCTCGGCGCGGTCGGCGGGGTGCCGATGTTCTTCGTCGCGGTCGTCGTCGGTACGGCGGTTACGGCGCTGGTCACGATTGCGCTGATGTCTGTGGGCGGTGGCGGGCGCGGTGCGGACGCGGATGCGGGTGCGGGTACGGGTGCGGGTACGGGTGCCGAGGGTGTGGCGGAGGCTGCGGGGGCCGCGGAAGCCGTCTCCTTGGATCCGTCGCCGGCGAGCGCGCCAGTACTGGCCGGGGTGGGCAGCGGTGCCGTGGCCGCCTCTGACGCGACTGCCGCTAAGGCCGTGGCCGTCTTGGCCGCTGAGCCGCGGGGCGGCGGTAAGGCTGCCGCCGAGGCCGCTGCCGAGGCCGCGGCCGCTCCCGAGGCCGCTCCCGAGGCAGCAGATGCCGCTCCCGAGGCCGGGGGCCAGGTGCTGTCCGGCTATCTCACCGAGCAGACCGTGAAGGAGCGGCTGACGGCGGACGGTAAGGACGCCGCGATCCGCGAGATGGCCGAGCTGCTGGCCGGGGCCGGCAAGGTGGCGGATACGGCGGAGCTGGTCCGGGCCGTGTTCGCCCGGGAGGACCAGGGCACCACCGGTCTGGGCGAGGAGATCGCGATTCCGCATGCCAAGACGGACGCGGTGACGGCTCCGGTCGTCGGCTTCGCGCGCTCCCCCGAGGGCATCGAGTGGGGCGCGCCGGACGGCACGAAGGCCCGGCTGGTGTTCATGATCGCGGTGCCGGAGGCGGCCGCGGGCGATGAACATCTGCGGATTCTGGCGCTGCTGTCGCGCAAGTTGATGAGCGCCGAGTTCCGGGAGCGGTTGCTGGGGGCGGCGGATGTGGAGGCGATTCTGCGGGTGCTCGGGGAGATCGAGTAG
- the ahcY gene encoding adenosylhomocysteinase: protein MTTAVSGQDFKVADLSLAAFGRKEITLAEHEMPGLMAIRKEYAEQQPLAGARVTGSLHMTVQTAVLIETLVALGAEVRWASCNIFSTQDHAAAAIAVGPNGTVENPQGIPVFAWKGETLEEYWWCTEQALTWPGTPTGGPNMILDDGGDATLLVHKGVEYEKAGAAPDVATAENDEHRVILELLNRTIAENPQKWTQLASEIRGVTEETTTGVHRLYEMQRDGLLLFPAINVNDAVTKSKFDNKYGCRHSLVDGINRATDVLIGGKVAVICGYGDVGKGCAESLRGQGARVIITEIDPICALQAAMDGYQVATLDDVVETADIFITTTGNKDIIMAADMAKMKHQAIVGNIGHFDNEIDMAGLAALPGIVKDEVKPQVHTWTFPDGKTLIVLSEGRLLNLGNATGHPSFVMSNSFANQTIAQIELFTKPESYPTDVYVLPKHLDEKVARLHLDALGAKLTTLRPDQAAYIGVPVEGPYKPEHYRY from the coding sequence ATGACGACAGCCGTCTCCGGTCAGGACTTCAAGGTCGCGGACCTCTCCTTGGCTGCCTTCGGCCGTAAGGAGATCACCCTCGCCGAGCATGAGATGCCCGGCCTGATGGCGATCCGTAAGGAGTACGCCGAGCAGCAGCCCCTGGCCGGCGCCCGTGTCACCGGCTCCCTGCACATGACCGTGCAGACCGCCGTGCTGATCGAGACCCTGGTCGCCCTCGGCGCCGAGGTCCGGTGGGCCTCCTGCAACATCTTCTCCACCCAGGACCACGCCGCGGCCGCGATCGCCGTCGGTCCGAACGGCACTGTGGAGAACCCGCAGGGCATCCCGGTCTTCGCCTGGAAGGGCGAGACCCTGGAGGAGTACTGGTGGTGCACGGAGCAGGCCCTGACCTGGCCCGGCACCCCCACCGGCGGACCCAACATGATCCTGGACGACGGTGGCGACGCCACCCTCCTCGTCCACAAGGGCGTCGAGTACGAGAAGGCCGGCGCCGCCCCTGACGTCGCCACCGCCGAGAACGACGAGCACCGCGTCATCCTCGAGCTGCTGAACCGCACCATCGCCGAGAACCCGCAGAAGTGGACGCAGCTGGCCTCCGAGATCCGCGGGGTCACCGAGGAGACCACCACCGGCGTGCACCGCCTCTACGAGATGCAGCGGGACGGCCTGCTGCTCTTCCCGGCGATCAACGTCAACGACGCGGTGACCAAGTCCAAGTTCGACAACAAGTACGGCTGCCGCCACTCGCTGGTCGACGGCATCAACCGTGCGACCGACGTGCTGATCGGCGGCAAGGTCGCGGTCATCTGCGGCTACGGCGATGTGGGCAAGGGCTGCGCCGAGTCGCTGCGCGGCCAGGGCGCCCGGGTGATCATCACCGAGATCGACCCGATCTGCGCGCTGCAGGCCGCGATGGACGGCTACCAGGTCGCCACCCTGGACGACGTGGTGGAGACCGCCGACATCTTCATCACCACGACCGGCAACAAGGACATCATCATGGCCGCGGACATGGCCAAGATGAAGCACCAGGCGATCGTCGGGAACATCGGCCACTTCGACAACGAGATCGACATGGCCGGCCTCGCCGCCCTCCCGGGCATCGTGAAGGACGAGGTCAAGCCGCAGGTCCACACCTGGACCTTCCCCGACGGCAAGACGCTCATCGTGCTCTCCGAGGGCCGTCTGCTGAACCTCGGCAACGCGACCGGTCACCCGTCGTTCGTGATGTCCAACTCCTTCGCGAACCAGACCATCGCCCAGATCGAGCTCTTCACCAAGCCGGAGTCGTACCCGACCGACGTCTATGTGCTCCCCAAGCACCTGGACGAGAAGGTCGCCCGCCTCCACCTGGACGCGCTCGGGGCGAAGCTGACCACGCTCCGGCCCGATCAGGCCGCCTACATCGGCGTCCCGGTCGAGGGCCCGTACAAGCCCGAGCACTACCGCTACTGA
- a CDS encoding SIS domain-containing protein, producing the protein MLDESLLDAPEALARADSRGLLRGAAESGARIRTAARHATEAGIGDLKPDGRPRAVMVAGPGAAGTCTADLLGALSGGNCPVSLIGPTGVAPAPGALRWTLPGWAGPLDLLVVATPDGTEPGLPRLVEQAYRRGCAIVAVAPGQSPLADAVAQARGLMVPLAAASYASAPYATGGYSTDPYRRDPHAPGADEDDDTARAEGALGDAPGSYGTPSVPHPVEPPGTAPDEMTGPALPGTLWALLTPLLLLVDRIGLVSASPAALLQVADRLDQVAERCGPAIATYTNPAKTLAAELAGALPLLWTEGPVAAATGRRFARLLASLAGRPALVAELPGALAAHGAMLTGAFAGGADPDDFFRDRVEEAESLRARIVLLHEEPVGPVSAVPTARELALAHDTAFSELEPAEGTPLESAAELLAITDFAAVYLALASADRT; encoded by the coding sequence ATGCTCGACGAATCCCTCCTCGACGCCCCAGAGGCACTGGCCCGCGCCGATAGCCGCGGGCTGCTGCGCGGAGCCGCCGAATCCGGCGCCCGCATCCGCACCGCCGCCCGGCACGCCACCGAGGCCGGGATCGGCGACCTCAAGCCCGACGGGCGGCCGCGCGCCGTCATGGTCGCGGGCCCGGGGGCGGCCGGAACCTGCACTGCCGACCTCCTCGGCGCGCTCAGCGGGGGCAACTGCCCGGTCAGCCTGATCGGACCCACCGGCGTGGCCCCCGCGCCGGGCGCCCTGCGCTGGACGCTGCCCGGCTGGGCGGGCCCGCTCGACCTGCTGGTCGTCGCGACGCCGGACGGTACGGAACCGGGCCTTCCGCGCCTTGTCGAGCAGGCCTACCGCCGCGGCTGCGCGATCGTCGCGGTCGCCCCGGGCCAGTCCCCGCTGGCCGACGCGGTCGCGCAGGCACGCGGCCTGATGGTGCCGCTGGCCGCGGCGTCGTACGCCTCGGCCCCGTATGCCACGGGCGGGTACAGCACCGATCCGTACCGCAGGGACCCGCACGCGCCCGGCGCGGACGAGGACGACGACACCGCCCGCGCCGAGGGCGCCCTGGGCGATGCCCCCGGCTCGTACGGGACGCCTTCCGTCCCGCACCCCGTCGAGCCGCCCGGCACCGCGCCCGACGAGATGACCGGCCCCGCGCTGCCCGGCACGCTGTGGGCCCTGCTCACCCCGCTGCTCCTGCTGGTCGACCGGATCGGCCTGGTGTCCGCGTCGCCCGCCGCGCTGCTGCAGGTGGCCGACCGGCTCGACCAGGTCGCCGAGCGCTGCGGCCCGGCCATCGCCACCTACACCAACCCCGCCAAGACGCTCGCGGCCGAGCTCGCCGGGGCGCTTCCGCTGCTGTGGACCGAGGGCCCGGTCGCCGCCGCGACCGGACGGCGCTTCGCGCGGCTGCTCGCGTCGCTCGCCGGGCGCCCCGCGCTCGTCGCCGAGCTCCCCGGGGCGCTCGCCGCGCATGGCGCGATGCTGACCGGGGCGTTCGCGGGCGGGGCCGACCCGGACGACTTCTTCCGGGACCGGGTGGAGGAGGCCGAGTCGCTCCGCGCCCGGATCGTGCTGCTCCACGAGGAGCCGGTGGGCCCGGTCTCGGCGGTGCCGACCGCCCGGGAGCTCGCCCTGGCGCATGACACCGCCTTCAGCGAGCTGGAACCGGCCGAGGGCACCCCGCTGGAGAGCGCCGCGGAACTTCTCGCCATCACGGATTTCGCCGCCGTTTACCTCGCGCTCGCTTCGGCCGATAGAACTTGA
- a CDS encoding cation diffusion facilitator family transporter: MSASGGTKAIVAALGANLAIAAAKFVAFAFSGSSSMLAEGVHSLADSGNQGLLLLGGKKAKREATPEHPFGYGRERYIYGFLVSIVLFTIGGVFALYEGYEKIKHPHEVEHWYWPVGVLVFAIIAEGFSFRTAINESNEIRGKLSWSQFVRRAKAPELPVVLLEDFGALVGLVLALGGVGLALLTGDGVWDGIGTLCIGVLLVLIALVLAAETKSLLLGEAADVDEVAKIREAVVDGETVTRLIHMRTLHLGPEELLVAAKIAVQHDDTAAEVARAIDAAEARIREAVPIARVIYLEPDIFRTSPTT; the protein is encoded by the coding sequence ATGAGTGCATCAGGCGGAACCAAGGCGATTGTTGCCGCGCTGGGCGCGAACCTGGCTATCGCCGCAGCCAAGTTCGTGGCGTTCGCCTTCAGCGGCTCGTCGTCGATGCTCGCCGAAGGCGTGCACTCGCTCGCCGACTCGGGCAACCAGGGGCTCCTGCTCCTCGGCGGGAAGAAGGCCAAGCGCGAGGCCACCCCCGAGCACCCCTTCGGCTACGGCCGCGAGCGCTATATCTACGGCTTCCTCGTCTCCATCGTGCTGTTCACCATCGGCGGTGTCTTCGCGCTGTACGAGGGCTACGAGAAGATCAAGCACCCCCATGAGGTGGAGCACTGGTACTGGCCGGTCGGGGTGCTCGTCTTCGCGATCATCGCCGAGGGCTTCTCCTTCCGTACGGCCATCAACGAGTCCAACGAGATCCGGGGCAAGCTGAGCTGGTCGCAGTTCGTGCGCCGGGCCAAGGCCCCCGAGCTGCCCGTCGTCCTCCTGGAGGACTTCGGCGCCCTCGTCGGACTGGTCCTCGCGCTCGGCGGCGTCGGGCTCGCGCTGCTGACCGGCGACGGCGTCTGGGACGGCATCGGCACCCTCTGCATCGGCGTCCTGTTGGTGCTGATCGCCCTGGTGCTCGCGGCCGAGACCAAGTCGCTGCTGCTGGGTGAGGCGGCCGACGTCGACGAGGTCGCCAAGATCCGCGAAGCGGTCGTGGACGGCGAGACCGTCACCAGGCTGATCCACATGCGTACGCTCCACCTCGGCCCCGAGGAGCTGCTGGTGGCCGCCAAGATCGCGGTGCAGCACGACGACACGGCGGCGGAGGTCGCCCGCGCGATCGACGCCGCGGAGGCACGCATCCGCGAGGCGGTCCCCATCGCCCGCGTCATCTACCTGGAACCAGACATCTTCCGCACCTCCCCGACCACCTGA